From Streptomyces sp. 6-11-2, one genomic window encodes:
- a CDS encoding patatin-like phospholipase family protein, with protein MEDSRPTRPPTRAFVLGGGGALGAYEVGMLKALFAAAVHPDLVVGTSVGAINGAAVAADPSRASVTQLADLWTGLGRAGVFSGSLLGRLSTAVRSGTHLYHPTPLRELLSSHLPVTDIEGLALPFQCVAANIERAAEHWFAAGPLVDAVLASCAVPGLLPPVRLNGEHFVDGGLVNSIPVGRAVALGATEVYVLQVGRVERALSPPRAPWQVALVAFEIARRHRFARDMADLPPGVTVRVLPSGSGPEEGTATLRQLRYRSFGRTAERIERAYAATSRYLETALSAPDGTP; from the coding sequence ATGGAGGACAGCCGGCCCACCCGCCCGCCGACCCGTGCCTTCGTGCTGGGCGGCGGCGGTGCACTCGGCGCCTACGAGGTTGGCATGCTCAAGGCGCTCTTCGCCGCCGCCGTGCACCCGGACCTCGTCGTCGGCACCTCGGTTGGCGCGATCAACGGCGCCGCCGTCGCGGCCGACCCGTCGCGGGCGTCGGTAACCCAGCTCGCTGACCTGTGGACCGGCCTTGGGCGCGCCGGCGTATTCTCCGGGTCGCTGCTCGGGCGGCTGAGCACCGCCGTGCGCAGTGGCACTCACCTGTACCACCCCACGCCGCTGCGAGAATTGCTCTCCTCCCACCTTCCGGTGACTGATATCGAGGGTTTGGCCCTGCCGTTCCAGTGCGTCGCGGCGAACATCGAACGGGCCGCCGAGCACTGGTTCGCCGCCGGGCCGCTGGTGGACGCGGTACTCGCCTCGTGCGCAGTGCCCGGGCTGCTGCCGCCCGTCCGGCTCAACGGCGAGCACTTCGTCGACGGCGGCTTGGTCAACAGCATCCCCGTCGGCCGCGCAGTGGCCCTCGGCGCGACCGAGGTCTACGTCCTGCAGGTCGGCCGTGTCGAGCGAGCCCTCTCCCCGCCGCGGGCTCCCTGGCAGGTGGCACTGGTGGCGTTCGAGATCGCTCGCAGACACCGGTTCGCCCGCGACATGGCGGACCTGCCGCCCGGCGTTACGGTCCGCGTGCTGCCTTCGGGCTCGGGCCCCGAGGAGGGCACAGCCACTCTGCGGCAGCTGCGGTACCGCAGCTTCGGCCGGACTGCCGAGCGCATCGAGCGCGCCTACGCGGCCACCTCCCGGTACCTCGAGACCGCTCTCAGCGCACCCGACGGCACGCCATGA
- a CDS encoding ATP-binding protein, whose amino-acid sequence MRWSSRATTAETQVLPLGPCRRVFSVPTEPASVHQARVSTQAALAEWEVAPGSALVDAVLLVVSELVTNVVRHTGDRSPSAQVVITVGADYLVVGVADRDPHIPPTTRADAGEGLRTVVDLAKLYGGGVTVAPVKHGGKIIFVHFRCPEALASHNASLQL is encoded by the coding sequence ATGAGGTGGTCCAGCCGAGCGACGACGGCCGAGACGCAGGTACTACCTCTGGGCCCGTGCCGCCGCGTCTTCAGCGTGCCGACGGAGCCGGCATCGGTTCATCAGGCACGCGTCTCCACGCAGGCGGCGCTCGCGGAGTGGGAAGTGGCGCCAGGTTCCGCTCTGGTCGACGCGGTGCTGCTGGTCGTCAGCGAGTTGGTCACGAACGTGGTGAGGCACACAGGTGATCGCTCTCCCAGCGCACAAGTCGTTATTACGGTAGGTGCCGATTACCTGGTGGTCGGTGTCGCGGACCGTGACCCACACATTCCACCCACAACGCGCGCGGACGCAGGCGAGGGGCTACGCACGGTTGTCGACCTCGCCAAGCTGTACGGAGGCGGAGTGACCGTTGCTCCGGTTAAACACGGAGGCAAGATCATCTTCGTCCACTTCCGGTGCCCCGAAGCCCTTGCCTCCCACAATGCATCGCTCCAGCTGTGA
- a CDS encoding ferredoxin reductase, producing the protein MALPVLSTLRDQAGRLALQAAGRLTTPLLPDDYLALLDPLLSARWPAGRVQAMLQETPEATTLVIRPGRGWSGHRPGQYVPVGAEMDGVLTWRTYTISSAPGRRPGEPFAITVKALPGGRVSTHLARRVRPGTVLRLGPVQGEFVLPAGALPGKVLMLTAGIGVTPVMSMLRALARSGGHATADVDVVMVHSAPDAERTVFGAELRALHAALPWFRLYEHRTRPAGHLTVGRLSALCPDWRERDTWMCGPEAMLDSFQQHWQREGSGHRLRLERFRPLALLPPARAGAPGRVRFLRSDVETDAGPDTPLLDIGEAAGVLMPSGCRMGICFSCVSPLVAGRIRDLRTGEVSGEPGDLVQTCVSAAAGAVALDL; encoded by the coding sequence ATGGCGTTGCCCGTTCTCTCCACCTTGCGCGATCAAGCGGGGCGGCTTGCGCTCCAGGCCGCGGGCCGGCTGACCACTCCGCTCCTGCCCGATGACTATCTGGCGCTGCTCGACCCCCTCCTGTCGGCCAGGTGGCCGGCCGGGCGGGTGCAGGCCATGCTGCAGGAGACCCCGGAGGCCACGACCCTGGTGATCCGGCCGGGGCGCGGCTGGTCCGGACACCGGCCGGGGCAGTACGTGCCGGTCGGGGCCGAGATGGACGGGGTGCTCACTTGGCGTACGTACACGATCTCCTCCGCCCCCGGGCGGCGGCCCGGAGAGCCGTTCGCCATCACCGTGAAGGCGCTTCCGGGCGGCCGGGTCTCGACGCACCTGGCACGCCGCGTGCGCCCTGGCACCGTGCTGCGGCTCGGCCCGGTCCAAGGGGAGTTCGTCCTGCCGGCCGGGGCGCTGCCCGGGAAGGTGCTGATGCTTACTGCCGGCATCGGCGTCACGCCGGTGATGAGCATGCTGCGCGCCCTTGCCCGGTCCGGGGGTCACGCCACGGCGGACGTGGATGTGGTGATGGTGCACAGTGCGCCGGACGCCGAACGCACCGTCTTCGGGGCGGAGCTGCGCGCACTGCACGCCGCGCTCCCGTGGTTCCGGTTGTACGAGCACCGCACCCGCCCTGCCGGGCACCTCACGGTGGGCCGACTGTCCGCACTGTGCCCCGACTGGCGCGAGCGGGACACCTGGATGTGCGGCCCCGAGGCGATGCTCGACTCCTTCCAGCAGCATTGGCAGCGCGAAGGCAGCGGGCACCGGCTCCGCCTCGAACGCTTCCGCCCTTTGGCACTGCTTCCCCCGGCCCGCGCGGGCGCGCCCGGCCGAGTGCGCTTCCTCCGCAGCGACGTCGAGACGGACGCGGGTCCGGACACCCCGCTGCTCGACATCGGCGAGGCCGCCGGAGTCCTCATGCCGAGCGGCTGCCGTATGGGCATCTGCTTCAGCTGCGTGAGCCCCCTCGTGGCGGGGCGGATCCGTGACCTGCGTACCGGCGAGGTCTCCGGCGAGCCCGGCGACCTCGTCCAGACCTGCGTGTCGGCCGCCGCGGGCGCCGTTGCCCTCGACCTGTGA